In one Acidimicrobiia bacterium genomic region, the following are encoded:
- a CDS encoding bifunctional MaoC family dehydratase N-terminal/OB-fold nucleic acid binding domain-containing protein codes for MTDKHSFLAKLKEFEGREVGTQDGADEVNQAMIRHWVEAMGDQNPVYTEPDVAAKTVHGQVIAPAVMLQAWVMRGIAPRPSANPSAQDDLMALVESEGFTSVVATNCEQEYDRMLHLGDHLRNRTVIDSVSEEKATGLGVGHFITTRVEYETLDGEPVGRQMFRILKFRPGTGRQAAKAEPEQHDRPKRPRPAITLDNKFWFDAATEHRLVIQRCSGCGVLRHPPRPRCDKCGSYEWDAVEAGGRGTVYSFVVNHYPQVPAFDYPLAVGLIELEEGTRLVANIVGIEPADVTIGMSVEVEWVEHDPDLTLPAFHPAK; via the coding sequence GTGACGGACAAGCATTCCTTCCTGGCCAAGCTGAAGGAGTTCGAGGGGCGCGAGGTCGGCACGCAGGACGGTGCGGACGAGGTGAACCAAGCGATGATCCGGCATTGGGTCGAGGCGATGGGTGACCAGAACCCCGTCTACACGGAGCCCGACGTCGCGGCGAAGACGGTGCACGGACAGGTGATCGCGCCGGCGGTGATGCTCCAGGCGTGGGTGATGCGCGGGATCGCGCCACGGCCGAGCGCGAATCCGTCGGCCCAGGACGATCTCATGGCGCTGGTGGAGAGTGAGGGCTTCACGTCGGTCGTCGCTACGAACTGTGAGCAGGAGTACGACCGGATGCTGCACCTCGGCGATCACCTGCGGAACCGCACGGTCATCGACTCCGTGTCCGAGGAGAAGGCCACGGGTCTCGGTGTCGGTCACTTCATCACGACGCGCGTGGAGTACGAGACGCTCGACGGCGAGCCGGTCGGGCGGCAGATGTTCCGCATCCTCAAGTTCAGGCCGGGTACCGGACGACAGGCGGCGAAAGCCGAGCCCGAGCAGCACGACCGCCCGAAGCGCCCGCGCCCCGCCATCACGCTCGACAACAAGTTCTGGTTCGATGCCGCGACGGAGCACCGCTTGGTGATCCAGCGTTGCTCGGGTTGCGGCGTGCTTCGTCACCCACCCCGCCCGCGTTGCGACAAGTGCGGTTCGTACGAGTGGGACGCGGTCGAGGCGGGTGGGCGGGGAACCGTCTACAGCTTCGTCGTGAACCACTACCCGCAGGTTCCGGCGTTCGACTACCCGCTCGCCGTCGGTCTCATCGAGCTGGAAGAGGGCACGCGTCTCGTCGCCAACATCGTGGGCATCGAGCCGGCCGACGTCACGATCGGAATGTCCGTGGAAGTCGAGTGGGTGGAGCACGATCCCGACCTCACGCTCCCGGCGTTCCACCCAGCGAAATGA
- a CDS encoding acyl-CoA dehydrogenase family protein: protein MDFSLSEEQQAVRDLAEQIFQGQATVERVKACEAGEERVDRDLWRALADANLLSIAVPERDGGSGLGMIETCLVLEQQGRTVAPVPYWATIVCGALPIAELGTPAQRERWLPPIVGGTAFVSAAVAESGLNDPFRPGVRATPDGNGWRLDGMKPSVPAGHVADALLVPAATDDGVRVCLVESGAAGVSRESAETTDRSLVAHFTFDGAPAELLGDEASPDRALAWILDRALLGLAAIQVGVCEAALAMAAEYTNGRTQFERPLASFQGAQIRAADAYIDTEGIRVTTLQAAWKLDAGRDATTDVMVAKWWASEAGQHAVHNTQHLHGGMGADVDYPVHRYFLWGKQIEDTLGGASAQLARLGRALAEATTT, encoded by the coding sequence ATGGACTTCAGCCTCAGCGAAGAGCAGCAGGCGGTTCGCGACCTGGCTGAGCAGATCTTCCAGGGCCAGGCGACCGTCGAGCGCGTCAAGGCGTGCGAAGCGGGCGAGGAGCGCGTCGACCGTGACCTCTGGCGCGCGCTCGCCGACGCGAACCTGCTCAGCATCGCCGTTCCCGAACGGGACGGCGGCAGCGGCCTCGGGATGATCGAGACATGCCTCGTGCTGGAACAGCAGGGGCGCACGGTCGCGCCCGTTCCCTACTGGGCCACGATCGTGTGCGGCGCGCTGCCGATCGCCGAGCTCGGCACGCCGGCCCAACGTGAGCGCTGGCTTCCACCGATCGTGGGCGGAACCGCGTTCGTGAGCGCGGCCGTGGCCGAGTCCGGGCTGAACGATCCGTTCCGCCCCGGTGTACGGGCCACGCCCGACGGCAACGGGTGGCGCCTCGACGGTATGAAGCCGTCCGTGCCCGCCGGCCATGTCGCCGACGCGTTGCTCGTGCCCGCGGCGACGGACGACGGCGTCCGCGTGTGCCTCGTCGAGAGCGGCGCGGCCGGTGTGAGCCGCGAGTCGGCCGAGACGACCGACCGGTCGCTCGTCGCCCACTTCACGTTCGATGGCGCGCCCGCCGAGCTGCTCGGTGACGAAGCATCGCCTGACCGAGCGCTCGCTTGGATCCTCGACCGGGCGCTCCTCGGTCTCGCGGCCATCCAGGTGGGAGTGTGCGAAGCCGCGCTGGCCATGGCCGCCGAGTACACGAACGGGCGAACCCAGTTCGAGCGTCCGCTGGCGAGCTTCCAGGGCGCGCAGATCCGAGCCGCGGATGCATACATCGACACCGAGGGCATCCGGGTCACCACGCTCCAGGCCGCGTGGAAGCTCGACGCCGGTCGTGACGCGACCACTGACGTGATGGTCGCCAAGTGGTGGGCGTCGGAGGCCGGGCAGCACGCGGTGCACAACACGCAGCACTTGCACGGCGGTATGGGCGCGGATGTCGACTACCCGGTCCATCGGTACTTCCTCTGGGGCAAGCAGATCGAGGACACCCTCGGCGGCGCGAGCGCGCAGCTCGCACGGCTGGGCCGAGCATTGGCGGAGGCGACGACCACGTGA
- a CDS encoding MaoC family dehydratase, which yields MSATTSLKYGDVNVGDELPKLEIPLTRTLIVATAIASRDYQDVHHDPGLAQERGSPDIFMNILASNGFVGRYVTDWAGPDALLKSVKIRLGAPNYPGDTMVMSGQVTKKEDGVVEVSLRGANNLGDHLLGTVVLELPK from the coding sequence GTGAGCGCCACGACCTCACTCAAGTACGGCGACGTGAACGTCGGCGACGAGCTCCCCAAGCTCGAGATCCCGCTGACCCGTACGTTGATCGTGGCCACCGCGATCGCCTCCCGCGACTACCAGGACGTGCACCACGACCCGGGCCTCGCCCAGGAGCGTGGCTCGCCCGACATATTCATGAACATCCTCGCGAGCAACGGCTTCGTCGGTCGCTACGTCACCGACTGGGCCGGGCCCGACGCGCTCCTCAAGTCGGTGAAGATCCGCCTCGGTGCGCCCAACTATCCGGGCGACACGATGGTGATGAGCGGTCAGGTCACCAAGAAGGAGGACGGTGTGGTCGAAGTGTCGCTGCGTGGCGCCAACAACCTCGGCGACCACCTATTGGGCACCGTCGTGCTGGAGCTCCCGAAATGA
- a CDS encoding lipid-transfer protein yields the protein MSEKHRLLDAGAIVGIGATEFSKESGRSDLKLAIEACEAAIADAGLKPSQVDGMVTFTQDTNPEIEIAKSLGVGELSFFSRIHHGGGAACGTIQQAVLAVNAGVADYVVCYRAFNERSGHRFGTGVQDRQPAATADTAHFSWYSPHGLLTPAQWVAMFAARYLHEYGATSEDFGRIAVADRKHAAKNPKAWFYEKPITLEDHQESRWIVEPLHLLDCCQESDGGQALVVTTPERARDLKGVPAIVRSAAQGAGENQDMMTSYYRPSITGLPEMGLIARQLWNTTGLGPDDMQAAIIYDHFTPLALPQLEEFGFCGRGEAKDFIADGNIELGGRLPINTNGGQLGEAYIHGMNGIAEGVRLIRGDSYNQPPNVEHVLVTAGTMVPTSALVFGKAA from the coding sequence ATGAGCGAGAAGCACCGCTTGCTCGACGCAGGCGCCATCGTGGGCATCGGCGCGACGGAGTTCTCCAAAGAGTCGGGTCGCTCCGACCTCAAGCTGGCGATCGAAGCGTGCGAAGCCGCGATCGCCGACGCGGGCCTGAAGCCCAGCCAGGTGGACGGCATGGTCACGTTCACCCAGGACACCAACCCGGAGATCGAGATCGCCAAGAGTCTGGGCGTAGGCGAACTCAGCTTCTTCTCGCGTATCCATCACGGCGGCGGCGCAGCGTGCGGCACGATCCAGCAGGCGGTGCTCGCGGTGAACGCAGGTGTCGCCGACTACGTCGTCTGCTACCGCGCGTTCAACGAGCGTTCCGGGCACCGGTTCGGGACTGGCGTACAGGACCGCCAGCCCGCGGCCACCGCCGACACCGCGCACTTCTCCTGGTACTCGCCGCACGGTTTGCTCACACCGGCACAGTGGGTTGCGATGTTCGCTGCCCGCTATTTGCACGAGTATGGGGCGACCAGCGAAGACTTCGGTCGCATCGCGGTAGCCGACCGTAAGCATGCGGCCAAGAACCCGAAAGCGTGGTTCTACGAGAAGCCGATCACCCTCGAGGACCACCAGGAGAGCCGGTGGATCGTCGAGCCGTTGCATCTCTTGGACTGCTGCCAAGAGAGCGACGGGGGCCAGGCACTCGTGGTGACGACACCCGAGCGCGCGCGCGATCTCAAGGGCGTTCCCGCGATCGTGCGTTCCGCGGCGCAGGGCGCGGGCGAGAACCAGGACATGATGACGAGCTACTACCGCCCGTCGATCACCGGGCTTCCCGAGATGGGGCTCATCGCCCGGCAGCTGTGGAACACGACTGGCCTCGGGCCCGACGACATGCAGGCCGCGATCATCTACGACCACTTCACCCCGCTCGCGCTCCCGCAGCTCGAGGAGTTCGGGTTCTGCGGCCGCGGCGAGGCGAAGGACTTCATCGCCGACGGCAACATCGAGCTCGGCGGCCGTCTCCCGATCAACACCAACGGCGGTCAGCTCGGTGAGGCGTATATCCACGGGATGAATGGCATCGCCGAGGGTGTGCGCCTCATCCGCGGAGACTCGTACAACCAGCCGCCAAACGTCGAGCATGTACTGGTCACCGCGGGAACGATGGTGCCGACGAGCGCACTGGTCTTCGGCAAGGCGGCGTAG
- a CDS encoding sigma-70 family RNA polymerase sigma factor produces MGDLDVLHHVEVEPQLAEFCRLEWPRLVGSLSLYTGDRDLAEDLAQETLVRACQHWLTVRSEASRSAWAHRVAFNLAKSQFRRRAVRRRYQHLEQLELVVHDPDTSTRIAVRSALAALPEPQRRALVLRYFADLSVLEVAALMGCPENTVKTHTRRALEALRTAGLVTDPVTRPGRLATGGMR; encoded by the coding sequence GTGGGGGACCTGGACGTCTTGCACCATGTGGAGGTCGAACCGCAGCTGGCCGAGTTCTGCCGGCTCGAATGGCCCCGCCTCGTGGGCTCCCTCTCCCTGTACACCGGTGACCGCGACTTGGCGGAAGATCTTGCCCAGGAGACGCTCGTGCGCGCGTGTCAGCACTGGTTGACGGTGCGCAGCGAGGCGTCCAGGTCCGCGTGGGCCCACCGAGTGGCTTTCAACCTGGCCAAGTCCCAGTTCCGGCGCCGGGCCGTTCGTCGGCGCTACCAACACCTCGAACAGCTCGAACTCGTGGTGCACGATCCCGACACCTCGACCCGCATCGCGGTTCGATCTGCCCTCGCAGCGCTGCCCGAGCCCCAACGACGCGCGCTCGTGCTCCGTTACTTCGCCGACCTCTCCGTACTCGAGGTCGCGGCATTGATGGGTTGCCCGGAGAACACCGTCAAGACGCACACGCGTCGCGCGCTCGAAGCCCTGCGAACAGCCGGTCTGGTCACTGACCCCGTGACCAGGCCAGGCCGTCTAGCCACCGGAGGTATGCGATGA
- a CDS encoding pyridoxamine 5'-phosphate oxidase family protein: MSIRLSREEAWAVLTEAHTGIFTTMRADGVPITLPVWFVALDERIYVASPVHRKKVARIERDPRVSFLVESGERWAELRGVHLTGQAHRISDPERIARVRELLDQKYGSFRSKRAAMPDVTRSQYEVEIAVMEIVPDDRILSFDNARIELSPDE; this comes from the coding sequence GTGAGCATCCGGCTCAGTCGTGAGGAAGCGTGGGCCGTCCTGACCGAAGCCCACACCGGCATCTTCACCACAATGCGGGCCGACGGTGTGCCGATCACGTTGCCGGTGTGGTTCGTGGCGCTCGACGAGCGGATCTATGTGGCGTCACCGGTACACCGCAAGAAGGTCGCCCGCATCGAGCGCGACCCGCGAGTGTCGTTCCTCGTCGAGTCGGGGGAGCGGTGGGCCGAGCTTCGCGGGGTCCACCTCACCGGCCAGGCGCACCGGATCAGCGATCCCGAGCGGATCGCGCGGGTACGCGAGCTTCTCGACCAGAAGTACGGGAGCTTCCGCAGCAAGCGGGCAGCGATGCCCGACGTAACCCGGTCGCAGTACGAGGTCGAGATCGCGGTCATGGAGATCGTTCCCGACGATCGCATCCTGAGCTTCGACAACGCGCGCATCGAGCTGTCTCCCGATGAGTGA
- a CDS encoding enoyl-CoA hydratase, whose product MSDEHLRVATDDGICTITIDRPDARNALSLAMRRSLKEQFAAAGTDDGVAVIVLTGADPAFCAGVDVKELRSGEAREGGGEIIDPAAALHAVPKPVLGAINGVCVTGGLELALACDVLIASEHARFADTHVKLGLVPAWGMSAFLAHAVGTRKAVELSLTGEFIDAGEALRIGLVNHVLTHDDLMPRTYEIAAAMRDADAIATGTVLDIYRRAAGRSVEDALELEHEAFERWLASRSGR is encoded by the coding sequence ATGAGTGACGAGCATCTGCGCGTCGCCACCGACGACGGCATCTGCACGATCACCATCGATCGGCCCGACGCCCGGAACGCGCTCAGCCTCGCGATGCGGCGCAGCTTGAAGGAGCAGTTCGCGGCGGCCGGGACCGACGACGGGGTGGCCGTGATCGTGCTGACCGGTGCGGATCCGGCGTTCTGCGCGGGTGTCGATGTCAAAGAGCTGCGGTCGGGTGAGGCGCGGGAGGGTGGCGGCGAGATCATCGATCCGGCCGCCGCGTTGCATGCCGTGCCGAAGCCCGTGCTCGGTGCGATCAACGGCGTGTGCGTCACGGGCGGCCTCGAGCTGGCCTTGGCGTGCGACGTATTGATCGCGTCGGAGCACGCCAGATTCGCCGACACCCATGTGAAGCTCGGGCTCGTCCCGGCGTGGGGGATGAGCGCGTTCCTTGCCCACGCCGTCGGTACGCGCAAAGCCGTCGAGCTCTCGCTCACCGGGGAGTTCATCGACGCTGGTGAGGCTCTGCGGATCGGGCTCGTGAACCACGTGTTGACGCACGACGACCTGATGCCCCGCACGTACGAGATCGCGGCGGCGATGCGCGATGCCGATGCGATTGCGACCGGCACCGTCCTCGACATCTACCGACGAGCGGCCGGTCGATCCGTGGAAGACGCGCTCGAGCTCGAGCACGAAGCGTTCGAGCGGTGGCTCGCCAGTCGGTCAGGTAGGTAG
- a CDS encoding LLM class flavin-dependent oxidoreductase — translation MQFSMIFEAQMADPSAANERRVLADCVEQAVFAEEMGFDRVWAVEHHCLRWYAHMSAPEIFLTWVAARTSRIRVGHGVVCMPFNYNHPVRVAERVAMLDSLSGGRLDLGAGRGATLQEMSAMGVDPDRTYAEVEEALRMIGSMWRGKDGEEDFEWHGELLQVSPHPILPRPVQLPHPPLYLACTKNETVGLAAEYGIGALVLGFSGPEDVASLRTIYDDGIAARSKKRFVSTEVNDHFSALCPTIVLDDKDHAFQIGARGQRFFAEAIAHWYGGGPPPNPGDEDADQRAEIEHAAERMVAHLHEAKIPVGPNSTFTFNLVEHAYGDWRDAIAYAERLQDAGADEIMCLIQMGTVPHAACMETIRQWGEKVIPHFRKKGS, via the coding sequence GTGCAGTTCTCGATGATCTTCGAAGCCCAGATGGCTGACCCGAGTGCGGCCAACGAGCGCCGGGTCCTTGCCGACTGCGTCGAGCAAGCGGTGTTCGCCGAGGAGATGGGCTTCGACCGCGTGTGGGCCGTCGAGCATCACTGCCTGCGGTGGTACGCGCACATGAGTGCGCCCGAGATCTTCCTCACATGGGTGGCGGCACGGACCTCACGCATCCGCGTCGGTCACGGCGTGGTGTGCATGCCCTTCAACTACAACCATCCGGTGCGCGTCGCCGAGCGAGTCGCGATGCTCGACTCGCTCTCAGGCGGCCGTCTCGACCTCGGCGCCGGGCGAGGCGCGACGCTCCAAGAGATGTCCGCGATGGGTGTGGATCCCGACCGCACGTATGCCGAGGTCGAAGAGGCGCTGCGCATGATCGGGTCGATGTGGCGCGGCAAGGACGGCGAGGAAGACTTCGAGTGGCACGGCGAGTTGTTGCAGGTTTCGCCGCATCCGATCCTGCCGCGCCCGGTACAGCTGCCGCACCCGCCGCTGTACCTCGCATGCACGAAGAACGAAACGGTTGGTCTCGCGGCGGAGTACGGCATCGGTGCGTTGGTGCTCGGCTTCTCCGGACCCGAGGATGTCGCGAGCTTGCGCACGATCTACGACGACGGGATAGCCGCCCGTTCCAAGAAGCGGTTCGTGTCGACGGAGGTCAACGACCACTTCTCGGCGTTGTGCCCGACGATCGTGCTCGACGACAAGGACCACGCGTTCCAGATCGGCGCGCGCGGTCAGCGGTTCTTCGCCGAGGCGATCGCGCACTGGTACGGCGGCGGCCCGCCCCCGAATCCCGGTGATGAGGACGCCGACCAACGCGCAGAGATCGAGCACGCGGCCGAGCGCATGGTTGCCCACCTGCACGAAGCCAAGATCCCCGTCGGGCCGAACAGCACGTTCACGTTCAACCTCGTGGAGCACGCGTACGGCGATTGGCGCGACGCGATCGCCTATGCCGAGCGTCTTCAGGACGCCGGCGCCGACGAGATCATGTGCCTCATCCAGATGGGCACGGTGCCGCACGCGGCGTGCATGGAGACCATCCGCCAGTGGGGTGAGAAGGTCATCCCCCATTTCCGCAAGAAGGGGAGCTGA
- a CDS encoding M20/M25/M40 family metallo-hydrolase — translation MGTQEVVDAVDAGLDDARHSLEELVRIPSISADEERAGDVQRSADATAAYLERCGLEHVRQAAAGGSPPAVIGEWTHAADAPTILLYAHHDVQPPGFVERWTSDPFEPVERDGRLFGRGTADDKAGAVAHGAMVKAWLDTAGVLPCNVKVFVEGEEEIGSPRLAAFLAEHGDELAADVLLLADAGNWSVGTPGLTYSLRGLVSGTVTVAVMDAPVHSGMAGGPIPDPVLVLAKMLASTIDEHGDIAIDAFWDDVRELTPYERDRLAGLPDNSEALRRAWGVLPGVELTGDPSVSIYERLWFRPAIAVLGFDSHPIEGSSNQIVARASARISIRVAPGQDPRRLVEILRSHLAAHVPFGLEFSFDANEAVPAWTCEPTGWAFDAAQRALRAGFGTAPVLMGMGGTIPFVGPFAEAFGGIPALLLGPADPGSDAHGEDESLHLGDWRNLMVSEALLLAELAAAAT, via the coding sequence ATGGGCACGCAGGAAGTGGTCGACGCAGTCGACGCCGGTCTCGACGACGCGCGTCACTCGCTCGAGGAGCTCGTCCGCATCCCGAGCATCAGCGCCGACGAGGAACGTGCCGGAGATGTGCAGCGCAGCGCCGATGCCACCGCGGCGTACCTCGAGCGATGCGGACTCGAGCACGTGCGCCAGGCCGCGGCCGGCGGTAGCCCGCCGGCGGTGATCGGCGAGTGGACCCACGCGGCCGACGCCCCGACCATCCTCTTGTATGCCCATCACGACGTGCAGCCGCCGGGCTTCGTCGAGCGCTGGACCTCGGATCCATTCGAGCCGGTCGAGCGCGATGGGCGCCTGTTCGGGCGGGGCACAGCCGACGACAAGGCCGGTGCGGTGGCCCACGGCGCCATGGTCAAGGCGTGGCTCGACACCGCCGGGGTGCTCCCGTGCAACGTGAAGGTGTTCGTGGAGGGCGAAGAGGAGATCGGCTCGCCGCGGCTGGCCGCGTTCCTCGCCGAGCACGGCGACGAGCTTGCCGCCGACGTCCTGCTCCTCGCGGACGCCGGGAACTGGAGCGTCGGCACGCCGGGACTCACGTACTCGCTGCGCGGCCTCGTCAGCGGCACGGTGACCGTCGCGGTCATGGACGCGCCAGTGCACTCCGGCATGGCGGGTGGCCCGATACCCGATCCGGTGCTGGTCCTCGCCAAGATGCTCGCGTCGACGATCGACGAGCACGGCGACATCGCGATCGACGCCTTCTGGGACGACGTCCGCGAGCTGACGCCTTACGAGCGCGACCGGCTCGCCGGGCTTCCCGACAACAGCGAAGCGTTACGACGCGCATGGGGGGTGCTCCCGGGCGTCGAACTCACCGGCGACCCGTCGGTCTCGATCTACGAGCGGCTGTGGTTCCGACCGGCGATCGCCGTCCTCGGGTTCGACTCACACCCGATCGAGGGATCGTCGAATCAGATCGTGGCGCGCGCCAGCGCACGCATCAGCATCCGCGTCGCCCCGGGGCAGGATCCGCGACGTCTCGTCGAGATCCTCCGCTCCCACCTCGCGGCGCACGTGCCGTTCGGTCTCGAGTTCTCCTTCGACGCGAACGAGGCCGTCCCGGCGTGGACGTGCGAGCCAACGGGTTGGGCGTTCGATGCGGCGCAGCGCGCGCTCCGGGCGGGCTTCGGCACGGCCCCGGTCCTGATGGGTATGGGGGGCACGATCCCGTTCGTCGGGCCGTTCGCCGAAGCGTTCGGCGGGATCCCCGCCCTGCTGCTCGGCCCCGCCGATCCAGGGAGCGACGCCCACGGCGAAGACGAGAGCCTTCACCTCGGCGACTGGCGCAACCTCATGGTGAGCGAGGCGTTGTTGCTCGCCGAGCTCGCCGCCGCGGCGACGTAA
- a CDS encoding SDR family oxidoreductase, whose product MGRLDGRVAIVTGGGQGIGRGVARRFAREGAAVVIAEVNPSTGEQVAAEIVEELGASARFIATDVLEKDQVQAVVDRTVDEFDHVDILVNNAYAAGGFDRFERKPDDDLLLAFRGGPLHTFWAMQAVFPHMKAQGWGRIINFVSLNGINAHQYSVDYNAAKEGIRAITRTAAREWAKHNILVNAIAPAAASPAYVAFAEAAPENAKEMLKQNPLGRMGDPEHDIGGVALFLATEDSDYITGMTMLADGGGHINGVQWDPPMPD is encoded by the coding sequence GTGGGACGGCTCGATGGACGGGTGGCGATCGTCACGGGTGGCGGCCAGGGCATCGGTCGCGGTGTCGCGCGGCGATTCGCGCGAGAGGGTGCCGCAGTCGTCATTGCCGAGGTCAATCCTTCGACGGGCGAGCAGGTGGCAGCAGAGATCGTCGAAGAGCTGGGTGCAAGCGCTCGGTTCATCGCGACCGACGTCCTCGAGAAGGATCAAGTCCAGGCTGTCGTGGATCGCACGGTCGACGAGTTCGACCACGTCGACATCCTCGTGAACAACGCGTACGCGGCCGGCGGCTTCGACCGCTTCGAGCGGAAGCCCGACGACGACCTCTTGCTCGCGTTCCGCGGCGGTCCGCTGCACACCTTCTGGGCCATGCAAGCGGTGTTCCCGCATATGAAGGCACAGGGCTGGGGTCGCATCATCAACTTCGTGTCGCTCAACGGGATCAACGCGCACCAGTACTCGGTGGATTACAACGCAGCCAAGGAAGGCATCCGTGCGATCACCCGCACGGCCGCGCGGGAATGGGCCAAGCACAACATCCTGGTGAACGCCATCGCCCCGGCCGCGGCGTCACCGGCGTACGTCGCGTTCGCCGAGGCGGCCCCCGAGAACGCCAAGGAGATGCTGAAGCAGAACCCGCTCGGGCGCATGGGTGATCCCGAGCACGACATCGGCGGGGTCGCGCTGTTCCTCGCGACCGAGGACAGCGACTACATCACCGGCATGACGATGCTGGCCGACGGGGGCGGTCACATCAACGGCGTCCAGTGGGACCCTCCGATGCCGGACTGA
- a CDS encoding enoyl-CoA hydratase-related protein yields the protein MAYHELTVIGVEVERGVAWATIDHPPMNLWDRAFTGDLVRLIGDFEADVDARVLVLASADRDYFIAHADVQMIRDMPSDVQGTPGEPAPVNLLLERFRLMPKVSIAAIGGIARGGGSEIALACDLRFATRSARLGQPEVALGIIPGAGGTQRLTRLVGRARALEIILGCADVTGEEAATIGYVNRVVDDEQLDSVVRDVAVRIAAMPPDAVASAKEAVNAVSGDFNAGFAVEAEQFRAAMSDDARERMGRFLDAGGQTREGELDLDEVLERLAPPNR from the coding sequence GTGGCCTATCACGAGCTCACCGTGATCGGCGTCGAAGTCGAACGCGGTGTTGCGTGGGCCACCATCGATCACCCGCCGATGAACCTCTGGGACCGGGCGTTCACCGGTGATCTCGTGCGCCTCATCGGTGACTTCGAGGCCGATGTCGACGCACGGGTCCTCGTGTTGGCCAGCGCCGACCGCGACTACTTCATCGCGCATGCCGACGTGCAGATGATCCGGGACATGCCTTCGGACGTGCAGGGCACGCCCGGCGAGCCCGCCCCGGTGAACCTCTTGCTGGAGCGGTTCCGACTGATGCCCAAGGTGTCGATCGCCGCGATCGGCGGCATCGCGCGAGGCGGCGGTTCGGAGATCGCGCTGGCCTGCGACCTCCGGTTCGCGACCCGTTCCGCCCGGCTCGGCCAGCCGGAAGTCGCACTCGGGATCATCCCTGGTGCAGGCGGCACACAGCGCCTCACGCGCCTCGTCGGCCGGGCGCGTGCACTCGAGATCATCCTCGGGTGTGCGGATGTAACCGGCGAAGAGGCGGCCACGATCGGTTACGTGAACCGCGTCGTCGACGACGAACAGCTCGACTCGGTCGTACGTGACGTCGCCGTTCGCATCGCGGCCATGCCACCCGATGCGGTGGCGTCAGCGAAGGAAGCCGTGAACGCGGTGTCCGGCGACTTCAATGCTGGGTTCGCCGTCGAAGCCGAGCAGTTCCGTGCCGCGATGTCGGACGACGCGCGCGAGCGGATGGGCCGCTTTCTCGACGCGGGTGGACAGACCCGCGAGGGCGAACTCGATCTCGACGAAGTGCTCGAGCGGCTCGCTCCACCGAACAGGTGA
- a CDS encoding Zn-ribbon domain-containing OB-fold protein encodes MSPPIPRPDPAGAEDARFWSYVADRQLRIQRCSDCGAHRHPPRPLCAACGSLAVEWVPISGRGEVWTRTVIHPPTLPAFASRTPYCAVVVRLDEGVFMVSNVVDLRPDEVTVGMLVEATITEVEPGLYLPLFRAVEAPA; translated from the coding sequence TTGAGCCCGCCGATCCCGCGCCCGGATCCGGCCGGTGCCGAGGATGCGCGCTTCTGGTCTTACGTCGCCGACCGTCAGCTGCGCATCCAGCGCTGTTCCGACTGTGGAGCACACCGGCATCCGCCCCGCCCACTTTGTGCTGCGTGCGGATCGCTCGCGGTGGAGTGGGTTCCGATCTCGGGACGTGGCGAGGTGTGGACACGTACCGTGATCCATCCACCGACGCTGCCGGCGTTCGCATCACGAACGCCGTATTGCGCAGTCGTCGTACGACTCGACGAAGGCGTGTTCATGGTCAGCAACGTCGTCGACCTTCGCCCTGACGAAGTCACCGTCGGAATGCTCGTCGAAGCCACGATCACCGAGGTCGAGCCGGGGCTCTATCTGCCGCTGTTCCGCGCGGTCGAGGCGCCAGCCTGA